The following DNA comes from Candidatus Desulfatibia profunda.
TTTTTTTATCCCAGCTTTTATCGAATCTCAGTTCAGGATCGATGGAAGCCAGTTCCTTGTCGTCATAAACATTTTTAATATTGATGAGCTTCTGCTTGAACGCGGAACATCCCGAAATACTGCTGTTTGATACGGGGATACGGATCTCGCCGATTTCGTCACCGGATTTAAACCGGGAGACAAGCTCACGGTTTTTTCCGTCGACCACATAAACGGTGAGTCTTTCACACTCAAAAAGCCCGGTGATTTCATCCTTGAGGTCAACCAGGATCTCGTCCAGATTTGAAGCCGCATAAATCTTGTTGCAAATCTCCTGGATATTTTTGCGGTACTCCACCTCGGATTGAAGCTTCTGATCACTTGCTTGCTTGTTACTAGCGACTTTTGCATCCTGTAACATTTTTCTTGCCCGTGTTTTGTTAATTCTGCTGTTACAAACTTGCCAGACCTAAAAAAGCCTTTTGATGACCCTCTTGGATAAAACGCTTGGCTGCAAAGCCCGTCATGCTTATAGGTTCTGACCTTTTTCCTATAATTTTCTGTAATTACAATAAATCTTTTTCGCTCCCCCACCGACCAGCAGAATGCCCATCAAATAGAAACAAAACCGTATGAAAAACATAACCCCAGAAAATTGTTCGATCTTTGCTATTTGAGGCATTACCTGTGGTATTCTGAAAAAAACACCGATTCCGGCCAGCACCAAGGCAATACCCCATATCAATTGAATTGTCGTTTTGGCTTTGCTTTTGGAATGTTCTTGATTATGTTCTGGTTTTTCAATGTCCATTATTTGAAATTTAACATCTTACTATAGATCAATCCATCTGTTTTTGTCAAACCATAACTTGACCCGGATAAACCGGTTGCAATAAATGTTTGCATATTTTTCGATTCAGGAACAAGATTATCCTCCCAGGTAAACCTCCTTAACTTTGGGGTTGTCCAAAAGCTCTTCAGCCAAACCCTCGAGGACGACTTCACCCCTTTCAAGCACATAGGAATGGTGAGCTACTTTAAGAGCGGCTCTGGCATTCTGTTCCACCAGTAATATCGTGGTGCCGGAATCATTCAGGTTGTTAATAACGTTAAAAATCTCACGAACGACCAGCGGGGCAATCCCCATGGAAGGTTCGTCCAGCAGGAGCAGTTCCGGTCGTCCCATCAGGGCACGGGCAATGGCCAGCATTTGCTGCTCACCGCCGGAAAGCGTGCCGGCAATCTGTTTGGAACGCTTTTGTAAAATGGGAAATATTCGGTAAACATGCTGGATTCTCTCGTTAATTTCAAAGCGGTTGCGGCGTTTAAAATACAAGTACGCCCCCAGATG
Coding sequences within:
- a CDS encoding ABC transporter ATP-binding protein translates to MLQIEGLRSSYGSIPVLKGVSIRIPKGEIISIIGANGAGKSTLLKTISGLVKVRKGRIIYKGLDITGMPADRIVGLGISQVPEGRQIFGHLTVLDNIHLGAYLYFKRRNRFEINERIQHVYRIFPILQKRSKQIAGTLSGGEQQMLAIARALMGRPELLLLDEPSMGIAPLVVREIFNVINNLNDSGTTILLVEQNARAALKVAHHSYVLERGEVVLEGLAEELLDNPKVKEVYLGG